A window from Leucoraja erinacea ecotype New England unplaced genomic scaffold, Leri_hhj_1 Leri_104S, whole genome shotgun sequence encodes these proteins:
- the LOC129715171 gene encoding calcium-activated chloride channel regulator 4A-like, with protein sequence LVAQLGGFQRVKSGGTILVPSEALSIDFRPCKITDLQATIVKNRIKLEWTAPGGDYDQGKASHYEMRISDNLLQLRDNFFNVNLVNLTSMKPRSFGSRETATIVLEHRELQNGATLYFAVRAYDENRRVSEMSNVAKASVFVPLIEHPNDVNISVIVSIVTIAIFIVCLIILITNCVLNSVSQKRILADEE encoded by the exons CTTGTGGCTCAATTAGGAGGCTTCCAAAGGGTCAAATCAGGAGGAACAATTTTAGTCCCCTCAGAAGCACTCAGTATTGACTTCAGACCATGTAAAATCACAGATCTTCAAGCAACAATAGTTAAAAATAGAATTAAGCTGGAATGGACAGCGCCAGGAGGAGACTATGATCAAGGCAAAG CTTCGCACTATGAAATGAGAATAAGTGACAACCTGCTGCAACTTAGAGACAACTTCTTCAATGTTAATCTGGTTAATTTGACCAGTATGAAACCACGATCATTTGGTTCCAGAGAAACAGCCACAATTGTTCTCGAACATAGAGAACTGCAAAACGGGGCAACTCTGTATTTTGCTGTCCGTGCATATGATGAAAATCGGCGGGTTTCTGAAATGTCAAATGTGGCCAAAGCTTCTGTCTTTGTACCTTTAATTGAGCACCCAAATGATGTTAACATATCAGTGATAGTTTCAATTGTAACCATTGCTATATTTATTGTATGCTTGATTATTTTGATCACAAATTGTGTTCTGAATAGTGTTAGCCAAAAGAGAATTTTGGCAGATGAAGAGTAA
- the LOC129715172 gene encoding calcium-activated chloride channel regulator 1-like: MISKSEDFKNSSSPHTGSVIPTFTFLQAKHRVVCLVLDVSASMGLENRVNKLQQAAKVFLLQIIEDGSHVGIVSFHSAAFTDSKLKLIDGDDARNELVQLLPATASGGRNICIGVRSGFAVLRADDGSTSGDEIILVVLGEDNGINGCFAEVEQSGAIIHTIAIGQNATEELEQLSIMTGGLQFAATDNLDSNGLIDAFSALVATNSDINHQPIQLERSGTRIDNGTWMNGTVVFDKTVGNDTMFVVTWDAQAPIVIVRNPSGKTYNHDDFRINQTEHTAHLKIQGTAQTGNWIYNILNHGIKQFVTTSVTSRAADAEIPPVNVNVYMNKKDIMSPIIIYVEVTHGFLPVLHANVTAIIERPSGPPIKQKLYDDGLGADVNSDDGIYSKYFLMLNGAGRYSVNVHVQGEKRMAQVALRRGGHAPQYTKNGNIQTHSANLPNK, from the exons ATGATCAGCAAGTCGGAGGATTTCAAAAACAGTTCCTCACCCCACACTGGATCCGTCATCCCAACATTCACGTTTCTTCAGGCCAAGCACCGTGTTGTTTGCTTAGTCCTTGATGTCTCAGCAAGCATGGGGTTG GAGAATCGTGTAAATAAGCTCCAACAAGCAGCCAAAGTATTCTTACTCCAGATCATTGAAGATGGCTCGCACGTCGGAATAGTTAGTTTTCATTCTGCTGCATTTACTGACTCAAAGCTGAAATTAATTGATGGTGATGATGCcaggaatgaacttgtacaactGCTGCCCGCAACAGCCAGTGGGGGAAGAAATATCTGCATAGGAGTTAGGTCTGGATTTGCG GTACTTCGTGCAGATGATGGTTCTACAAGTGGTGATGAAATCATATTGGTGGTTCTTGGTGAGGACAATGGAATAAACGGTTGCTTTGCAGAGGTGGAGCAAAGTGGAGCCATAATCCACACCATAGCAATAGGGCAAAATGCGACTGAAGAACTAGAGCAGCTCTCCATTATGACAG GAGGTTTACAGTTTGCAGCAACTGATAATTTGGATTCGAATGGATTAATTGATGCATTCAGTGCATTGGTCGCAACAAACAGTGACATTAATCATCAGCCAATCCAG CTTGAACGTTCAGGAACAAGGATCGACAACGGCACATGGATGAATGGCACGGTTGTTTTTGATAAGACTGTTGGAAATGACACCATGTTTGTGGTTACTTGGGATGCCCAGGCTCCTATTGTGATTGTACGTAACCCTAGTGGAAAAACATACAACCACGATGACTTCAGGATAAATCAAACAGAACACACAGCCCATCTTAAGATTCAAGGCACTGCACAG ACTGGAAATTGGATCTACAACATCCTGAATCATGGAATCAAACAGTTTGTAACAACCTCTGTTACATCACGAGCAGCAGACGCAGAAATTCCCCCAGTGAATGTCAATGTATACATGAACAAAAAAGACATCATGAGCCCAATCATTATCTACGTGGAGGTTACTCATGGATTTCTACCAGTCCTGCATGCCAATGTGACAGCTATTATTGAACGTCCCAGTGGTCCTCCGATTAAACAGAAGCTTTATGACGATGGCTTAG GTGCTGATGTGAACAGCGATGATGGTATTTACTCCAAGTATTTCCTCATGTTAAATGGAGCTGGAagatatagtgttaatgtgcatgtaCAGGGAGAGAAAAGGATGGCACAAGTGGCACTCAGAAGAGGAGGACATGCTCCACAGTACACAAAAAATG GAAATATCCAAACACATTCAGCAAATCTTCCAAACAAGTAG